A single region of the Branchiostoma lanceolatum isolate klBraLanc5 chromosome 1, klBraLanc5.hap2, whole genome shotgun sequence genome encodes:
- the LOC136427880 gene encoding uncharacterized protein, with product MILLANEQHREPSRFDGWIMARPKLTTSVIVGAIAVLCLTVFPQHEHAERAVPTAGAVYVRWGKKTCPSDLGTELVYSGVAGGSWFDHQGGTTSICRPTHNGERTKMESKGTRLTFGELSTIDDPRPQHLPHRLDLMAGFYGHPGVAEFVCVDKHPDVTPGSREANEDGTLFCPVEARCESLPCPSYVDGRELTCVVCTK from the exons ATGATCCTGCTGGCTAATGAACAGCACCGGGAACCAAGTCGTTTTGATGGTTGGATCATGGCAAGGCCCAAGCTCACAACATCCGTTATTGTGGGCGCCATTGCCGTTCTCTGCCTGACCGTGTTTCCCCAACATGAACATGCCG AAAGAGCAGTCCCAACGGCAGGAGCAGTCTACGTCCGCTGGGGGAAGAAGACGTGTCCGAGCGATCTTGGGACGGAGCTGGTTTACTCTG GTGTGGCAGGAGGTTCATGGTTCGACCACCAGGGGGGAACTACCAGTATCTGCCGACCGACCCACAATGGGGAACGCACCAAGATGGAGTCCAAGGGAACACGGCTTACATTTGGGGAGCTGAGTACGA TTGATGATCCCCGCCCGCAACACCTGCCCCACCGGCTGGACCTCATGGCTGGTTTCTACGGCCACCCTGGTGTCGCAGAGTTTGTCTGTGTGGATAAACATCCTGATGTGACACCGGGCAGCCGAGAGGCCAACGAAGACGGAACGCTGTTCTGTCCCGTGGAAGCCCGCTGTGAGTCCCTGCCGTGTCCCAGCTACGTGGACGGGAGGGAGCTCACCTGTGTCGTCTGCACCAAGTAG
- the LOC136432292 gene encoding short-chain collagen C4-like, whose amino-acid sequence MTTEKQSPFLSGGPTRRDRLPVLVGVLAALVCGISVLTGVVVVHNMQQELTGVRGENTGLRERLVAVENILDGILAGQDRTVGGSTSGVRKHGDVASTGQGDEVHVRVKRQAIPGLFDHCVQGPPGPPGRDGRDGQPGADGQPGTDGTDGQSGRDGRDGVPGTQGSAGAVGPVGLQGPPGDTGAPGTDGTGGAVYVRWGRKTCPDSSGTEMLYSGVAGGTDHSQPGGGTNFQCLPTDPQWGTYQDGVQGGRAFMYGGEYEQITNAPFGSTSLLNHDVPCAVCYVPTRGSKLMIPARNTCPTGWTQEYHGYLMAGDHTHPGAKEYVCVDEQPEAVPGGHENKQGAMFYPVEARCGSLPCPSYVEGRELTCVVCTK is encoded by the exons ATGACTACGGAGAAGCAGAGCCCGTTCCTGTCCGGCGGACCGACCCGTCGGGACCGTCTGCCCGTGTTGGTCGGCGTCCTGGCCGCCCTGGTGTGCGGGATCAGCGTGCTGAcgggggtggtggtggtgcacaACATGCAGCAGGAGCTGACAGGTGTGAGGGGGGAGAATACCGGACTGAGGGAGCGGCTGGTGGCGGTGGAGAACATACTGGATGGTATCCTTGCTGGACAGGACCGAACTGTTGGTGGTTCGACT AGTGGTGTCCGTAAGCATGGGGACGTCGCCAGCACGGGTCAGGGTGACGAGGTGCATGTGCGAGTCAAGAGACAAGCAATCCCTGGACTGTTCGACC ACTGCGTTCAAGGACCCCCCGGTCCCCCTGGGAGAGACGGACGGGACGGACAGCCAGGGGCGGACGGACAGCCTGGAACGGACGGGACGGACGGACAATCCGGGCGGGACGGACGGGACGGAGTACCGGGGACTCAGGGTTCAGCCGGGGCTGTAGGACCTGTCGGTTTACAG GGACCCCCTGGAGACACGGGTGCGCCAGGAACAGACGGCACAG GAGGAGCTGTCTATGTTCGCTGGGGGAGGAAAACTTGTCCGGACAGCTCAGGGACGGAAATGCTGTACTCTG GAGTGGCAGGAGGTACGGATCACTCCCAGCCAGGCGGCGGGACCAACTTCCAGTGTCTGCCGACCGATCCACAGTGGGGAACGTACCAAGACGGGGTCCAAGGGGGCCGAGCATTTATGTATGGAGGTGAATATGAACAGATCACAAATGCCCCGTTCGGCTCCACTTCCCTTCTCAACCATGACGTCCCGTGTGCGGTCTGCTACGTCCCAACCCGCGGCAGTAAGTTAATGATCCCCGCCCGTAACACCTGCCCCACCGGCTGGACCCAGGAGTACCATGGGTACCTCATGGCTGGTGACCACACTCATCCCGGTGCTAAAGAGTACGTCTGTGTGGATGAACAGCCTGAGGCCGTGCCGGGCGGACACGAAAACAAACAAGGAGCAATGTTCTACCCCGTGGAAGCCCGCTGTGGGTCCCTGCCGTGTCCCAGCTACGTGGAAGGGAGGGAGCTCACCTGTGTCGTCTGCACAAAGTAG
- the LOC136432293 gene encoding organic cation transporter protein-like, with the protein MEYDAALEHLGRCGRFQKITAIAMSLVGIPAGFNMVAMTFLGAMADHRCRLHDSSRAGGYAANVTEGLNASIPWENVGGTWRLSQCNMYMDPLGADAGENATIAPCEYGWVYDHSQYSSSIVTEFDLVCDKAWLTELAQSIYMSGVCVGAVLFGALSDRYGRRPILLLCLTVQIPLMFAVAFATDYVTFVTLRFIIGATMNGFLYSGIVIGTEVVHTSMRTLFGMSVPFTMVISYIMLGALAYCFRDWRTLQLAMSIPLVFFLSYWWLAPESPRWLLTNRKSEEAKAVIRKAAKQNGVEIPEKIYELIDQAGEQGPHDCGPRTYTMLDLMRTPKLRSTTILISINWFVLSAVYYGLCVGTASLAGDHYVNFITSACVELVGVFLAWFLMERCGRKLPSVVFMLLGGCACAATAAVPQTYPMISTVLAMVGRFGISVSFNVFYVYSAEVFPTVVRNMGLGVATMLARVGGIIAPFIYLLADTWRPLPLLTFGLMSIVSGLTMLTMPETLGKPLPNTIASVENVSQLPPPILVPDGVVLPSDTDKPLIVFQKLTVL; encoded by the exons ATGGAGTACGACGCCGCGCTGGAGCACCTCGGCCGCTGCGGCCGCTTCCAGAAAATCACCGCCATCGCAATGTCCTTGGTCGGCATCCCAGCCGGCTTTAACATGGTGGCGATGACTTTCCTGGGAGCCATGGCCGACCATCGCTGCCGCCTGCACGACAGCAGCCGGGCGGGGGGTTATGCAGCAAATGTGACAGAAGGACTGAACGCAAGCATACCCTGGGAGAATGTCGGGGGGACATGGAGGCTGAGCCAATGCAATATGTACATGGACCCGTTAGGAGCTGATGCTGGGGAGAACGCCACCATAGCGCCCTGCGAGTATGGCTGGGTGTACGACCACAGCCAGTACAGCAGCAGTATCGTCACTGAG TTCGACCTGGTGTGTGACAAGGCGTGGCTGACGGAGCTGGCACAGTCCATCTACATGTCCGGGGTGTGTGTGGGCGCAGTCTTGTTCGGGGCCTTGTCTGACAG GTACGGACGGCGCCCTATCCTGCTGCTATGCCTGACGGTCCAGATCCCTCTCATGTTCGCCGTCGCCTTTGCGACGGATTACGTCACCTTCGTCACCCTTCGGTTTATCATCGGGGCGACGATGAACGGCTTTCTCTACTCGGGTATCGTCATCG GTACGGAGGTGGTGCACACGTCCATGCGCACACTCTTTGGCATGTCGGTGCCTTTCACCATGGTGATCAGCTACATCATGCTGGGCGCGCTGGCCTACTGTTTCCGCGACTGGCGGACCCTGCAGCTCGCCATGTCCATTCCGCTCGTCTTCTTCCTGTCCTACTGGTG GTTGGCGCCCGAGTCTCCCCGCTGGCTGCTGACCAATCGAAAGTCAGAGGAGGCGAAGGCGGTCATCAGGAAGGCggccaaacaaaatggcgtcgagATCCCGGAGAAAATCTACGAACTCATCGACCAAGCCGGGGAACAG GGTCCCCATGACTGTGGACCCCGGACCTACACAATGCTGGATCTGATGCGCACGCCAAAACTGAGGTCCACAACCATACTGATATCCATCAACTG GTTCGTCCTGTCTGCCGTCTACTATGGTCTCTGCGTGGGAACCGCGTCTTTGGCGGGGGACCACTACGTCAACTTCATCACCAGCGCATGCGTGGAGCTTGTGGGCGTGTTCTTGGCCTGGTTCCTCATGGAGCGATGCGGGAGGAAGCTGCCCTCCGTAGTCTTCATGCTGCTAGGCGGCTGCGCATGCGCCGCAACTGCTGCTGTACCGCAGA CGTACCCGATGATCTCTACCGTGCTGGCCATGGTGGGGAGGTTCGGCATCAGCGTCAGCTTCAACGTCTTCTACGTGTATTCTGCAGAGGTGTTCCCCACTGTCGTAAG AAACATGGGGCTGGGCGTGGCCACCATGCTGGCGCGGGTGGGCGGCATCATCGCGCCGTTCATCTACCTGCTGGCGGACACCTGGCGGCCCCTGCCCCTGCTCACCTTCGGCCTCATGTCCATCGTCTCCGGCCTCACCATGCTCACCATGCCGGAGACGCTCGGAAAACCGCTGCCAAACACCATCGCCTCCGTGGAAAACGTCAG CCAACTCCCACCGCCCATACTGGTGCCGGACGGCGTGGTGCTCCCGAGCGACACGGACAAACCGCTGATCGTCTTCCAAAAACTCACCGTGCTGTAG